A window from Pyrococcus yayanosii CH1 encodes these proteins:
- the minD gene encoding cell division ATPase MinD — protein MEGRSIVFASGKGGTGKTTTVANIGVALAQFGKDVILIDADITMANLSLILGMEDIPITLHDVLAGEADLKDAIYEGPAGVKVIPGGLSLEKVKKAKPERLRELIREIGQMADFILIDAPAGLELTSVTALLIGKELIVVTNPEISAITDSLKTKLVAEKLGTLPLGAILNRVTSEKTELTKEEIEAILEVPVMGMVPEDPEVKRASAYGVPLVIKNPTSPAAIAYRQIAAKLAGVKWTPPEPESPVKRIFRALFGGRR, from the coding sequence TTGGAAGGCAGGTCAATAGTCTTCGCCTCCGGAAAGGGCGGAACTGGTAAAACCACAACGGTTGCTAACATCGGAGTAGCACTGGCTCAATTTGGAAAGGACGTCATACTGATAGACGCGGACATAACAATGGCAAACCTGAGCCTCATTCTCGGAATGGAAGACATTCCCATAACGCTCCACGACGTCCTTGCAGGCGAGGCAGATTTGAAGGACGCCATATATGAGGGGCCCGCCGGTGTCAAGGTAATTCCCGGTGGACTCAGCCTTGAGAAGGTTAAGAAGGCCAAGCCTGAGAGGCTCAGGGAGCTCATAAGAGAGATCGGCCAGATGGCCGACTTCATACTTATCGATGCGCCCGCGGGCCTTGAGCTGACATCTGTAACGGCACTCCTCATAGGAAAGGAGCTCATCGTCGTCACGAACCCTGAGATATCAGCCATAACAGACTCCCTCAAGACAAAGCTCGTCGCCGAGAAGCTGGGCACGCTTCCGCTCGGTGCAATCCTTAACAGGGTAACGAGCGAGAAGACAGAGCTAACCAAGGAAGAAATTGAGGCTATTCTTGAGGTCCCTGTCATGGGCATGGTCCCCGAAGATCCGGAGGTCAAGAGGGCCTCTGCATATGGTGTTCCCCTCGTCATAAAGAATCCAACAAGTCCGGCGGCCATAGCTTACAGGCAGATAGCCGCCAAGCTTGCTGGAGTTAAGTGGACTCCACCCGAACCCGAGAGCCCTGTCAAGAGAATATTCAGAGCACTCTTTGGAGGGAGGCGCTGA
- a CDS encoding metal-dependent transcriptional regulator has product MKISKREEEYLEVMYLLQKDKGVIRVKDIAKILKVRPPSVVDALKKLSQKGLVQYEKYDRILLTEEGKRIAEKTHLKHLLLTQFFTDVLGIPTDIAEEDACQFEHYVHEITLQRIKEFIEYIQENCPYVLKQFLKKYRSEEAAKVSEVEDEDDGQYVH; this is encoded by the coding sequence TTGAAAATATCAAAGAGGGAGGAAGAGTACCTCGAGGTCATGTACCTTCTCCAGAAGGACAAGGGCGTGATAAGAGTCAAGGACATAGCAAAGATATTGAAAGTGAGACCTCCGAGCGTTGTAGATGCCCTAAAGAAGCTTAGCCAGAAGGGACTTGTTCAATATGAGAAGTACGACAGGATACTCCTCACAGAGGAGGGCAAGAGAATAGCGGAGAAAACCCACTTAAAGCATCTTCTCCTCACACAGTTCTTCACTGACGTCCTTGGAATACCGACGGATATCGCCGAGGAGGACGCATGCCAGTTCGAGCACTACGTTCACGAGATAACCCTCCAGAGGATTAAGGAGTTCATCGAATACATCCAAGAGAACTGTCCTTACGTTCTGAAGCAGTTTCTGAAAAAATATAGATCAGAAGAGGCCGCCAAGGTAAGCGAAGTAGAGGACGAAGATGATGGCCAGTATGTACATTAG
- a CDS encoding AMP phosphorylase → MRARTRLLDVNTGNFTVFINPEDAKEGRLHPEDLVKIETGKRTVYGTVAIGDFVGRGEIGISQDILEVQPFSEGEAVVVVPAGTPESVRYIRKKMRGEKLRKVEIEAIVKDIVDRKLRDVEISAFVTALEINGLDMDEIAALTVAMAETGHMLDIDRKPIMDVHSIGGVPGNKTNVLVVPIVAAAGLTIPKTSSRAITSAAGTADVVEVLTNVTLSLDEIKRIVEKIGACLVWGGALNLAPADDITIKVERRLSIDPRGLMLASIMSKKYAIGSQYILIDIPTGRGVKVESMEEARSLARDFIELGKRLGQYVEVAITYGGQPIGHTVGPALEAKEALEALMTGKGPGSLIEKALGLAGILLEMGGVAPAGMGKKIAREILESGKAYQKMREIIAEQGGDPDIKPDDVPIGDKTYTFTAPTSGYVTGIDNRAVTAIAREAGAPEDKGAGITFHVKVGEKVKEGDPLFTIHAESETRLDRAIVLARRLDPIKIEGMVLQRIGNI, encoded by the coding sequence TTGAGGGCCAGGACGAGGCTTCTTGATGTCAACACCGGAAACTTTACGGTTTTCATAAATCCCGAGGATGCCAAGGAGGGAAGGCTGCATCCAGAGGATCTAGTGAAGATTGAAACGGGCAAGAGGACAGTCTACGGAACCGTGGCGATCGGGGACTTTGTGGGTAGGGGAGAGATTGGAATATCGCAAGACATCCTTGAGGTTCAGCCCTTCTCCGAGGGAGAGGCCGTCGTCGTGGTTCCAGCTGGAACTCCCGAGAGCGTCCGGTACATAAGGAAGAAAATGAGGGGTGAGAAGCTGAGGAAGGTAGAGATAGAGGCCATAGTCAAGGACATCGTTGATAGGAAGCTCCGCGATGTAGAGATTAGCGCCTTCGTTACCGCCCTCGAGATAAACGGCCTCGACATGGACGAGATAGCAGCCCTAACGGTGGCCATGGCCGAGACAGGTCACATGCTCGACATAGATAGAAAGCCCATAATGGACGTTCACAGCATAGGAGGTGTCCCAGGAAACAAAACGAACGTTCTCGTCGTCCCGATAGTCGCCGCCGCTGGTCTGACGATTCCGAAGACGAGTTCCAGGGCAATAACGAGCGCCGCCGGAACGGCAGATGTCGTTGAGGTCCTTACCAACGTTACCTTGAGCCTCGATGAGATTAAGAGGATAGTGGAAAAGATTGGAGCGTGCCTCGTGTGGGGTGGAGCCCTTAACCTAGCACCCGCGGATGACATAACGATAAAGGTCGAACGCAGGCTGAGTATCGACCCGAGGGGCCTCATGCTGGCCAGCATAATGTCTAAGAAATACGCCATAGGAAGCCAGTACATTCTCATCGACATCCCGACCGGAAGAGGCGTCAAGGTCGAGAGCATGGAAGAGGCCCGCTCCCTCGCAAGAGACTTTATAGAGCTCGGGAAGAGGCTCGGCCAATACGTTGAAGTTGCGATAACGTACGGAGGTCAGCCGATAGGCCACACCGTAGGCCCGGCCCTTGAGGCAAAGGAGGCCCTCGAAGCCCTGATGACCGGAAAGGGGCCGGGAAGTCTCATAGAGAAGGCCCTCGGTCTGGCAGGGATACTCCTAGAGATGGGCGGCGTTGCCCCGGCGGGAATGGGAAAGAAGATAGCCCGAGAAATCTTGGAGAGCGGAAAGGCTTACCAGAAGATGCGGGAGATAATAGCGGAGCAGGGTGGCGATCCCGACATAAAGCCCGATGACGTACCAATCGGCGATAAGACGTACACTTTCACAGCACCGACAAGCGGTTACGTTACCGGGATAGACAACAGGGCCGTGACAGCAATAGCGAGAGAGGCAGGGGCTCCTGAGGACAAAGGGGCCGGGATAACCTTCCACGTTAAGGTCGGTGAGAAAGTTAAGGAGGGAGATCCGCTCTTCACAATCCACGCTGAAAGCGAGACAAGGCTTGACAGGGCTATAGTGCTGGCAAGGAGGCTTGACCCCATAAAGATAGAGGGAATGGTGCTTCAGAGGATAGGGAACATTTGA
- a CDS encoding NCS2 family permease, with the protein MGWFEKYFEFEKYGTDMKTEILAGVTTFMTMAYILFVNPEILSTAMGPEAREALVAVTALAAGFSTIMMGIYAKKPFALAPGMGLNAYFAFTVAPKFGWQVALAAVFVEGIIFIILSLTKVRSAIIHAIPLSQKYAIGAGIGLFLTLIGLSNVGVITSGPTILALNAGNLATKPVLLFFFGLFFAAVLIALRIKGALLISILVTSILGWLTGAAPWPEKLFSWPDISYTFLKLDLQGLLNVGAFGAIFAFFMVDFFDTLGTVTGLSAKAGFLTKEGKIPDADKVLLTDAVGTTMGALLGTSTVTTYIESAAGIEEGGRTGMTALVTGFLFLALGLFIGPLAGSIPGFATAPALVIVGYYMLSAIKEVDFTDPTEAIPAFLVLITIPFTYSIADGIGMGFISYTIIKVFSGRWKEVHPLMYILAIIFVLYFAYLGGLF; encoded by the coding sequence ATGGGATGGTTTGAGAAGTATTTCGAGTTCGAGAAGTATGGCACTGACATGAAGACAGAGATCTTAGCCGGTGTAACAACTTTCATGACTATGGCGTACATTCTCTTCGTGAACCCGGAGATACTCAGCACCGCCATGGGTCCCGAGGCTAGGGAGGCCCTTGTAGCTGTCACGGCCCTTGCGGCGGGCTTCTCGACGATAATGATGGGTATTTACGCCAAAAAGCCCTTTGCCCTTGCGCCAGGAATGGGTCTAAACGCATACTTCGCCTTCACGGTTGCGCCTAAGTTTGGGTGGCAGGTGGCCCTTGCGGCCGTCTTCGTCGAGGGCATAATCTTCATAATCCTCTCCTTGACGAAAGTCAGGAGTGCCATAATCCACGCCATACCCCTCAGCCAGAAGTACGCTATCGGAGCAGGCATAGGCCTCTTTCTGACCCTCATAGGGCTCTCGAATGTTGGGGTCATCACGAGTGGGCCAACTATACTGGCCCTCAATGCCGGTAACCTCGCCACCAAGCCGGTGCTCCTCTTCTTCTTCGGGCTGTTCTTCGCCGCCGTCCTTATTGCACTCCGAATCAAAGGAGCTCTCTTGATATCAATACTCGTCACCAGCATCTTGGGATGGTTAACGGGAGCTGCCCCCTGGCCTGAGAAGCTCTTCTCCTGGCCCGACATAAGCTACACCTTCCTGAAGCTTGACCTCCAGGGACTCCTCAACGTCGGTGCTTTCGGTGCTATCTTCGCGTTCTTCATGGTCGACTTCTTCGACACCCTAGGAACCGTCACGGGTCTTAGTGCCAAGGCCGGGTTCCTGACTAAGGAAGGCAAGATACCCGACGCCGACAAAGTCCTCCTCACGGACGCCGTTGGTACAACAATGGGTGCTCTCCTTGGAACATCCACCGTGACCACATACATCGAGAGCGCCGCTGGCATTGAGGAGGGTGGAAGAACGGGCATGACTGCCCTCGTGACGGGCTTCCTGTTTCTCGCGCTCGGCCTCTTCATAGGGCCGCTTGCCGGCTCCATTCCGGGCTTTGCTACCGCACCGGCCCTCGTCATCGTCGGTTACTACATGCTCAGTGCCATAAAAGAGGTTGACTTCACAGACCCGACGGAGGCCATTCCGGCCTTCCTCGTCCTCATAACGATACCCTTTACGTACTCAATAGCCGACGGAATAGGCATGGGCTTCATAAGCTACACGATAATCAAGGTCTTCAGCGGCCGCTGGAAGGAGGTCCATCCGCTAATGTACATACTGGCCATCATCTTCGTCCTCTACTTCGCTTACCTTGGCGGCCTCTTCTGA
- a CDS encoding DUF2095 family protein, whose product MERKEDIKKKNPIDELPWQEYELEEFKEKFPALAKELDGEEGLPIEGIRLDEYQFLKEEEEGIDFSGYNPTIIDFLRRCETDEEALEIINWMEKRGEITSEIAKELRVTLVHKGVRAFGPKKEWGWYERHGKH is encoded by the coding sequence ATGGAGAGGAAAGAAGATATCAAAAAGAAAAATCCGATAGACGAGCTTCCTTGGCAGGAATACGAGCTTGAAGAATTCAAGGAAAAGTTTCCGGCCCTTGCAAAGGAGCTGGATGGGGAAGAGGGGCTTCCTATAGAGGGTATTAGGCTCGATGAATACCAGTTCCTTAAGGAAGAGGAAGAGGGAATAGACTTCTCGGGTTATAACCCGACTATCATAGATTTCCTCCGTAGGTGCGAGACCGACGAGGAGGCACTTGAGATAATCAACTGGATGGAAAAGCGGGGCGAAATTACATCTGAGATTGCCAAGGAGCTGAGAGTGACCCTCGTCCACAAAGGAGTTAGGGCTTTTGGGCCAAAAAAAGAGTGGGGATGGTACGAGAGGCACGGGAAGCACTAA
- a CDS encoding cation:proton antiporter — MDATWLLFALGVSLMLAKIGDAIVERFELPGVLGELLMGMLLGNLVYFGIVRPNYLPITMDASDIASFLAKLGIIFLLFLGALDTDIEQLKRTGLTAVVSTLFGVFVPLVLGWFVLMEMGYPSREAFAGGVLLTATSIGITVRVMMDLGVLRSEVGAASLSASVIDDFLGIALIIFAVGTGSLLGLTLKIILFFIITGIIGWFTIDRYVGLAERLHVEKGVLGMVVGMMFLFAALAEGWFAAAIEGAFMMGLILSKLPEGRRLMEDVKAIGYGLLIPFFFVHTGAMLNLRVFEHKEALTLAAVMTVIAVVGKVVGRGFGAWITAWGRGKKFLFTRENFWMSLQAGIASIPRTEVALVNLMVAIHGGAIPPEDASKFIAATLIFITVSVLITPPLLKWAFREDIERRKREIIEGRKGRIEEKKSQVADIKGSR, encoded by the coding sequence ATGGACGCAACGTGGCTCCTCTTCGCGCTTGGAGTCTCCCTGATGCTTGCCAAGATAGGGGATGCCATAGTAGAGAGGTTCGAGCTACCAGGAGTGCTTGGAGAGCTCCTTATGGGAATGCTTCTTGGCAACCTCGTTTACTTTGGTATAGTCCGACCCAACTATCTTCCAATAACGATGGATGCCAGCGATATTGCGAGCTTCTTGGCCAAGCTCGGAATAATATTCCTCCTCTTCTTAGGAGCTCTTGACACGGATATTGAGCAACTGAAGAGGACGGGTCTGACGGCGGTCGTTTCTACACTCTTCGGAGTTTTCGTTCCCCTTGTTCTTGGCTGGTTCGTCCTGATGGAGATGGGTTATCCGAGCAGAGAGGCCTTCGCTGGAGGAGTTCTACTCACCGCCACGAGCATAGGGATAACAGTTAGGGTGATGATGGACCTTGGCGTGCTCAGGAGTGAAGTCGGTGCGGCCTCCCTGAGCGCGAGCGTTATAGACGACTTTCTCGGGATTGCCCTGATAATCTTCGCCGTTGGAACTGGCAGTCTCCTTGGTCTTACCCTCAAGATAATCTTGTTCTTCATAATCACGGGCATTATTGGGTGGTTCACTATCGACCGCTACGTGGGATTAGCCGAGCGCCTCCACGTTGAGAAAGGCGTCCTGGGAATGGTCGTGGGTATGATGTTCCTCTTTGCGGCCCTCGCTGAAGGGTGGTTCGCGGCCGCAATTGAGGGTGCCTTCATGATGGGCCTAATTCTATCTAAATTGCCCGAGGGGAGGCGTCTGATGGAGGACGTGAAGGCCATAGGCTACGGTCTCCTGATACCGTTCTTCTTCGTGCACACGGGCGCGATGCTCAACCTTAGAGTCTTTGAGCATAAGGAGGCATTGACACTTGCCGCGGTTATGACGGTCATAGCTGTTGTCGGCAAGGTTGTCGGTAGGGGCTTTGGGGCCTGGATAACAGCTTGGGGTAGGGGGAAGAAGTTCCTCTTCACGAGGGAGAACTTTTGGATGTCCCTTCAAGCTGGAATAGCATCGATTCCGAGAACGGAGGTGGCCCTTGTCAACCTGATGGTGGCGATTCATGGTGGAGCAATTCCGCCTGAGGACGCATCTAAGTTTATAGCCGCCACCTTGATATTTATCACGGTGTCCGTGCTGATAACCCCCCCTCTGCTCAAGTGGGCCTTTAGGGAGGATATTGAAAGGAGGAAGAGAGAAATCATCGAAGGAAGAAAGGGTAGGATTGAGGAGAAGAAGTCGCAAGTAGCAGATATCAAGGGGTCCCGATGA
- a CDS encoding glycosyltransferase family 2 protein, with protein MFRGLRISVVVPAYNEAKRISGVLSRIPDFVDEVIVVDDGSKDETADIAERHGANVVRLPKNRGKGAAMREGVKKATGDVIVFMDADGQHDPAEIERLILPIAENRADFVIGRRVIKEGRRSLIRKLSNFVTTTLLRLKLGVDIRDTQSGFRAIRRDFLPEIESERYEVETEILIKAVKMGARVAEVPVSTTYEVETGHFRFEDIVRFLKTLLRY; from the coding sequence ATGTTTCGAGGCCTGAGAATCTCCGTAGTGGTGCCCGCTTACAACGAAGCGAAAAGGATAAGTGGCGTCTTGTCAAGAATTCCAGACTTCGTTGATGAAGTAATAGTGGTTGATGACGGCTCAAAGGATGAAACTGCGGATATCGCGGAGCGTCATGGTGCCAATGTGGTTAGACTGCCAAAGAACAGGGGAAAGGGTGCCGCAATGCGCGAGGGCGTTAAGAAGGCGACTGGCGACGTTATAGTCTTTATGGACGCGGACGGCCAGCATGATCCGGCCGAGATAGAACGGCTTATCCTCCCGATAGCCGAGAACCGGGCCGACTTCGTCATAGGGAGGAGGGTCATTAAGGAGGGAAGGAGGTCCCTCATAAGAAAGCTCAGTAACTTTGTAACTACAACTCTCCTGAGGCTCAAGCTTGGCGTAGATATTAGGGACACCCAGAGTGGATTCAGGGCCATTAGAAGGGATTTTTTGCCTGAAATAGAGAGCGAGCGCTATGAAGTCGAGACGGAGATCCTCATAAAGGCCGTGAAGATGGGGGCCAGGGTAGCGGAAGTTCCGGTAAGCACCACCTATGAGGTTGAGACGGGCCACTTCAGGTTTGAAGACATCGTGAGATTCCTGAAGACACTCCTCAGGTATTAG
- a CDS encoding MoaD/ThiS family protein: MRIRLMGAFAHLAGAGELEVRVKGRKKVGEILREVIPRFDEFRDKIIIVNGMVASEEAEVGDEDEVRVMPVLSGG, encoded by the coding sequence TTGAGGATAAGGCTCATGGGAGCTTTTGCTCACCTAGCCGGTGCAGGGGAACTCGAGGTTAGAGTGAAGGGAAGGAAGAAAGTGGGAGAAATTCTCAGGGAGGTAATACCGAGGTTCGACGAGTTCAGGGATAAGATAATCATCGTTAACGGCATGGTGGCCAGCGAGGAGGCTGAAGTCGGGGATGAAGATGAAGTCAGAGTTATGCCGGTTTTGAGTGGTGGCTGA
- a CDS encoding class I SAM-dependent methyltransferase, whose translation MSLEELYRYLRWRMDPEDERAVERFRRIVKFFESLPDLPGGGRVLDICAGTGIAGAAVAKATGAKLLTVLDARREDLEKVSAWVDIAEIGPDVRKVIGDARNVAELVGKHDIAVLWGLTMPHFDPFDAVKLFAGVASILSDNGVFLIEETDRVYGILYRIGYKDMLIEAKGGDYTLISLHEGYNIMRGMFRRTYYKLPGFDKVAEQEFRLWDIASQLAIGSVFFREWRLIGREEHGVVGVSDVLYFRGPRKDVAKAVLGDK comes from the coding sequence GTGTCCCTTGAGGAGCTCTACCGTTATCTGAGATGGAGGATGGACCCTGAGGATGAAAGGGCTGTGGAGAGGTTCCGGCGGATAGTGAAGTTCTTTGAGTCCTTGCCGGACCTTCCGGGGGGTGGCAGGGTCCTGGACATCTGCGCTGGCACCGGAATAGCGGGGGCCGCTGTTGCGAAGGCCACGGGTGCGAAGCTTCTTACGGTGCTGGACGCCAGAAGGGAAGACCTTGAAAAAGTGAGCGCCTGGGTGGACATCGCGGAGATAGGGCCGGATGTTAGAAAGGTCATCGGGGATGCCCGGAACGTTGCAGAGCTCGTGGGGAAGCATGACATCGCAGTTCTCTGGGGTCTCACGATGCCTCATTTTGATCCCTTCGATGCCGTAAAGCTCTTCGCGGGCGTCGCCTCCATTCTCTCAGATAATGGTGTCTTCCTCATCGAGGAAACTGACAGGGTATACGGTATCCTCTATCGCATCGGCTACAAGGACATGCTGATAGAGGCAAAGGGAGGGGACTACACGCTAATCTCGCTTCATGAGGGCTATAACATTATGAGGGGAATGTTCAGGCGGACATATTACAAGCTTCCGGGCTTTGATAAGGTTGCGGAGCAGGAGTTCAGGCTCTGGGACATAGCTTCACAGCTGGCCATCGGGAGCGTGTTCTTCAGAGAATGGAGACTTATAGGCAGGGAAGAGCACGGAGTTGTTGGCGTTTCGGATGTGCTATACTTCAGGGGGCCGAGAAAGGACGTTGCAAAGGCTGTGCTCGGAGACAAATGA
- a CDS encoding ribonuclease P protein component 4 → MRRDWEKREKKRIALERIETLFTMAERVFPYDRELARRYVEIALAVQQKAKVRMPRKWKRRYCKRCHAFLVPGINARVRLRERRMPHVVITCLECGHMMRYPYLREQKARRRQRQEEGRRKT, encoded by the coding sequence ATGAGGAGGGACTGGGAAAAGAGGGAGAAAAAAAGGATAGCTCTTGAGAGAATAGAAACGCTGTTCACAATGGCCGAACGGGTTTTTCCCTATGACAGGGAGCTAGCGAGAAGGTACGTGGAGATAGCGCTCGCGGTTCAGCAGAAGGCGAAGGTTAGGATGCCCAGAAAGTGGAAGAGAAGGTACTGTAAGAGGTGTCATGCCTTCCTCGTTCCCGGCATCAACGCTCGAGTAAGGCTCAGGGAAAGACGAATGCCCCACGTTGTGATAACATGTCTGGAGTGTGGTCATATGATGCGTTATCCCTATTTAAGGGAGCAGAAGGCCAGGAGGAGACAACGGCAGGAAGAAGGTAGGCGAAAAACTTAA
- a CDS encoding caspase family protein, whose protein sequence is MPMKKLSAIFIVLVVLLSLPIASPVPQRHGIDYSKPLYAEDVKIGHKITVDYIPKAGGFRGGRGGGTSTTTAATGILGEPVEGEKYAIVIGIADYPGTSSDLQYTDDDALLVYNTLINVYGFKPENIILLLNMDASFYNIYNAVMELKSKVQPGDEVVFYFSGHGSTGRAEDGDNEIIDEAIVTHDGNPDGSFLLIWDGQLRAWFEDFPTDRIIFIFDSCYSGGMTDLAADGRIVIMASGEREFSLESAEWGHGQFTYYFFLEGINEGYADLYDHDGDPATPDVTVEEAFDYAFANCERQTPVIADGFTNDLLP, encoded by the coding sequence ATGCCCATGAAGAAGCTTTCAGCTATATTTATAGTCTTGGTGGTTCTGCTAAGTCTGCCAATAGCATCCCCTGTTCCCCAGAGGCATGGAATAGACTACTCCAAGCCCCTGTATGCTGAAGACGTGAAGATAGGGCACAAGATAACCGTAGACTACATTCCAAAGGCCGGAGGATTCCGCGGCGGAAGAGGTGGAGGAACAAGCACAACGACAGCTGCAACTGGCATTCTTGGTGAGCCAGTTGAAGGGGAGAAGTATGCAATAGTCATAGGCATAGCTGATTATCCTGGCACATCGAGCGACCTTCAGTATACGGACGATGATGCCCTGCTGGTTTATAACACCTTAATTAACGTCTACGGCTTCAAGCCAGAAAATATAATCCTCCTCCTCAACATGGACGCGAGCTTCTACAACATATACAACGCCGTTATGGAGCTCAAGTCGAAGGTCCAGCCGGGAGATGAGGTTGTGTTCTACTTCAGTGGCCATGGCTCAACCGGAAGGGCTGAGGATGGAGATAATGAGATAATTGACGAAGCGATAGTCACTCACGACGGCAACCCGGACGGAAGCTTTCTCCTTATATGGGACGGACAGCTAAGGGCCTGGTTCGAGGACTTCCCGACTGACAGGATAATATTCATCTTCGACAGCTGCTACTCAGGCGGAATGACCGATTTAGCTGCAGATGGCAGGATAGTCATCATGGCCTCTGGGGAAAGGGAGTTCTCACTTGAGAGCGCCGAGTGGGGACACGGTCAGTTCACGTACTACTTCTTCCTTGAGGGCATCAACGAGGGCTACGCCGACCTCTACGACCATGATGGAGACCCTGCCACTCCAGACGTCACCGTTGAGGAGGCCTTTGACTACGCCTTCGCCAACTGCGAGCGGCAAACACCCGTTATAGCAGATGGTTTCACCAACGACCTCCTTCCATAA
- a CDS encoding CBS domain-containing protein — protein sequence MKVRQITPPITSMPIVEEESAIVDVLKILRTRHHVWVVRSRESMELTGVIRYLDVVDILLPPTRQRARLGSISSMLKSIMAGAEKARDIMERNVLTVEEEATVLEALEKMKRYRVAILAITDERGKLKGEISLRLLINEFIRLMRVGGAQWTQRGSSSRLESP from the coding sequence ATGAAGGTAAGACAGATAACGCCGCCGATAACCTCGATGCCCATAGTGGAGGAGGAATCTGCCATAGTGGACGTCCTCAAGATACTCAGAACGAGGCATCACGTTTGGGTGGTAAGGAGCAGGGAAAGCATGGAGCTCACTGGGGTCATTAGATACCTTGACGTGGTTGACATACTGCTTCCCCCAACAAGGCAGAGGGCAAGGCTGGGCAGTATAAGTTCCATGCTTAAGTCTATCATGGCGGGGGCCGAGAAGGCCAGAGACATCATGGAAAGGAACGTTCTGACGGTAGAGGAAGAAGCAACGGTGCTTGAGGCCCTTGAGAAAATGAAAAGATATAGAGTTGCAATCCTCGCAATAACGGATGAGAGAGGAAAGCTGAAGGGCGAGATCAGCCTGAGATTGTTGATAAACGAGTTCATCAGATTAATGAGGGTGGGTGGTGCCCAATGGACGCAACGTGGCTCCTCTTCGCGCTTGGAGTCTCCCTGA
- the mtnP gene encoding S-methyl-5'-thioadenosine phosphorylase codes for MVRVAIIGGSGVYGFPVEEPKDVTVETPYGPVKLRVGLLDGEEVAFLARHGEGHSVPPHKINYRANIWALHELGVERIIATSAVGSMNPEMKPGDFVILDQLMDFTVSRPRTFYDGEESPHEWKFVAHVDFTEPYCPEIREALIRAARELGLSYHPRGTYVCTEGPRFETRAEIRAYRILGGDVVGMTQCPEAVLARELEMCYASVAIVTNFAAGMSGRKLTHTEVVELMGKKGEEIVRLITRAISYIPKERGCPCKDALKGATG; via the coding sequence ATGGTTAGGGTGGCCATTATAGGAGGTTCCGGCGTCTATGGATTCCCCGTAGAAGAGCCGAAGGATGTGACTGTGGAAACCCCCTACGGGCCCGTTAAGCTCAGGGTCGGGCTTTTGGACGGGGAAGAAGTTGCTTTCCTCGCAAGGCATGGCGAGGGGCACAGCGTTCCTCCCCACAAGATTAACTATCGGGCCAACATCTGGGCACTCCACGAGCTGGGCGTGGAAAGAATAATAGCAACGTCGGCGGTGGGTTCAATGAACCCTGAAATGAAACCAGGGGACTTCGTAATTCTCGACCAGCTCATGGACTTCACAGTTTCAAGACCGAGAACCTTCTACGATGGGGAGGAAAGTCCGCATGAGTGGAAGTTCGTTGCCCACGTTGACTTCACGGAGCCTTACTGCCCCGAGATAAGGGAGGCTCTAATAAGGGCGGCAAGGGAGCTGGGCTTGTCTTATCACCCACGGGGGACCTACGTCTGCACGGAAGGCCCACGCTTTGAGACGAGAGCAGAGATAAGGGCCTACCGCATTTTGGGTGGTGACGTCGTGGGCATGACCCAATGTCCCGAGGCTGTTCTCGCGAGGGAGCTGGAGATGTGTTACGCCTCCGTAGCCATAGTGACAAACTTCGCGGCCGGCATGAGCGGCAGGAAGCTGACCCACACCGAGGTCGTGGAACTGATGGGGAAGAAGGGGGAAGAGATAGTTCGCCTCATAACGAGAGCCATATCTTACATACCGAAGGAGAGAGGGTGTCCCTGCAAGGATGCCCTCAAGGGTGCCACCGGGTAA